A window of Amycolatopsis australiensis contains these coding sequences:
- a CDS encoding sensor histidine kinase — protein MQTKDVQDESDKPYDKSIRKRLTRTVLIPSVTLLVLWIAVSSYFLFNGVYVRLVAASVREVSIPAATALAEFQKERQSALQYLDDPALGPGRLQQQQKATDEKLSALKDAFAATISNAPDEIAAKVNALKSQFDQLPVLRSQISFRSIDRAQVNAYYNGVMDTASNLFDTQARIVPDAEAATGGITATSVFRAGDMMSRETSLVSTAFSAGTFAPDDFAQFAQLSGFYRTQLAQIAPFLDPGVRAKYEALTGSAAWKQLAAAEAGLVKHGPWTPGEQNSVPVSEADWQNATTQVAERLNDMAIAQADKVSAAAIDSGDAQLRNVIIGSILALLASLAAIIVAVRVSRSLVDRALMTRLARLRNDSLDLARNRLPDIVERLKNGEPVDLAAELPQLDHGRDEIGQVAEAFNTAQLTAVNAAASEAKARSGVHNVFLGIAHRNQVLVHQQLQILDEMEAREENSTQLASLFQLDHLAARARRTTENLIILGGKQPGRRWRKPVPLMEVLRAAVSETEQYARVQVEQVPDVSIVGAAVADTIHLVAELVDNATSFSPPGSPVEVTSRLVARGVVVDVSDQGLGMKDAVREWANAMMAEAPEFDAMALRADSSLGLFVVARLAAKLGMTVTFDPSRYGGLRATVLIPTQHLAGRHGEPAEEPGSSPAETTAVLAPVGASAAQAAESPLDSLDTPSSFSGQIPMKRDVKPRPYPARALASPDSLPAVPAAAPAITEALDGTPAEAPTDDRPRLPRREPQQNLVAQLENEPDDSDDVVAPGEGTARTLAAFHKGTRRGRDGSGDA, from the coding sequence GTGCAGACCAAAGACGTCCAGGACGAGTCGGACAAGCCCTACGACAAGTCGATCCGCAAACGGCTGACCAGGACCGTCCTCATTCCCAGCGTGACGCTGCTGGTGCTGTGGATCGCGGTGTCCTCCTACTTCCTCTTCAACGGCGTCTACGTCCGGCTGGTCGCGGCGTCCGTGCGCGAGGTGTCCATCCCCGCCGCCACCGCGCTGGCCGAGTTCCAGAAGGAACGCCAGTCCGCCCTGCAGTACCTGGACGACCCGGCGCTCGGCCCGGGACGCCTGCAGCAACAGCAGAAGGCCACCGACGAAAAGCTGTCCGCGCTCAAGGACGCGTTCGCCGCGACGATCTCCAACGCCCCGGACGAGATCGCGGCCAAGGTGAACGCGCTCAAGTCCCAGTTCGACCAGCTGCCGGTGCTGCGCTCGCAGATCAGCTTCCGCAGCATCGACCGCGCGCAGGTCAACGCCTACTACAACGGCGTGATGGACACCGCGTCCAACCTGTTCGACACCCAGGCCCGGATCGTCCCCGACGCCGAAGCGGCGACCGGCGGCATCACCGCGACCTCGGTGTTCCGCGCCGGTGACATGATGTCGCGCGAGACGTCGCTGGTGTCGACCGCGTTCTCCGCCGGGACGTTCGCGCCCGACGACTTCGCGCAGTTCGCGCAGCTGTCCGGCTTCTACCGGACGCAGCTGGCGCAGATCGCGCCGTTCCTCGACCCCGGCGTGCGCGCCAAGTACGAAGCCCTGACCGGCAGCGCCGCGTGGAAGCAGCTGGCCGCCGCGGAAGCCGGGCTCGTCAAGCACGGCCCGTGGACCCCCGGCGAGCAGAACAGCGTGCCGGTGTCCGAAGCGGACTGGCAGAACGCGACGACCCAGGTCGCCGAGCGCCTCAACGACATGGCGATCGCCCAGGCGGACAAGGTCTCCGCCGCCGCGATCGACTCCGGCGACGCGCAGCTGCGCAACGTGATCATCGGCAGCATCCTGGCCCTGCTCGCGTCGCTGGCGGCGATCATCGTCGCGGTGCGGGTGTCCCGCTCGCTCGTCGACCGCGCGCTGATGACCCGCCTGGCCCGGCTGCGCAACGACTCGCTCGACCTCGCCCGCAACCGGCTGCCCGACATCGTCGAGCGGCTGAAGAACGGCGAACCGGTCGACCTGGCCGCGGAGCTGCCGCAGCTCGACCACGGCCGCGACGAGATCGGCCAGGTGGCCGAGGCGTTCAACACCGCGCAGCTGACCGCCGTCAACGCCGCGGCCAGCGAGGCCAAGGCCCGCAGCGGCGTGCACAACGTGTTCCTCGGCATCGCGCACCGCAACCAGGTCCTGGTCCACCAGCAGCTGCAGATCCTCGACGAGATGGAAGCCCGCGAAGAGAACTCGACGCAGCTGGCCTCGCTGTTCCAGCTCGACCACCTCGCCGCCCGCGCCCGCCGCACCACCGAGAACCTGATCATCCTCGGCGGCAAGCAGCCCGGCCGCCGCTGGCGCAAGCCGGTGCCGCTGATGGAGGTGCTGCGCGCGGCCGTGTCGGAAACCGAGCAGTACGCGCGGGTCCAGGTCGAGCAGGTGCCGGACGTCTCGATCGTCGGCGCCGCGGTGGCCGACACGATCCACCTCGTCGCCGAGCTGGTCGACAACGCGACGTCGTTCTCGCCGCCCGGCTCGCCGGTCGAGGTGACCAGCCGGCTGGTCGCGCGCGGGGTCGTCGTCGACGTCTCGGACCAGGGGCTCGGCATGAAGGACGCCGTGCGCGAGTGGGCCAACGCGATGATGGCCGAGGCGCCCGAGTTCGACGCGATGGCGCTGCGGGCCGACTCGAGCCTCGGCCTGTTCGTGGTCGCGCGCCTGGCGGCCAAGCTCGGCATGACCGTCACCTTCGACCCCTCGCGCTACGGCGGCCTGCGCGCCACCGTGCTCATCCCCACCCAGCACCTGGCCGGCCGGCACGGCGAACCGGCCGAAGAGCCCGGGTCGTCCCCGGCGGAGACCACCGCGGTCCTCGCCCCGGTGGGCGCGTCCGCGGCGCAGGCGGCGGAAAGCCCGCTCGATTCCCTGGACACGCCCAGCTCGTTCAGCGGCCAGATCCCGATGAAGCGGGACGTCAAGCCCCGGCCGTACCCGGCTCGCGCGCTCGCTTCGCCCGACTCGCTGCCCGCCGTGCCCGCGGCCGCGCCGGCAATCACGGAGGCGCTCGACGGAACGCCGGCCGAGGCGCCGACCGACGACCGGCCCCGGCTGCCCCGGCGCGAGCCGCAGCAGAACCTCGTCGCCCAGCTCGAAAACGAACCCGACGACAGCGACGACGTCGTCGCGCCAGGGGAAGGGACCGCGCGCACGCTCGCGGCGTTCCACAAGGGCACCCGCCGGGGACGGGACGGGTCGGGCGATGCGTAG
- a CDS encoding fatty acid desaturase, with product MSAGTVPAGSTELWRDRKRYLWLIGLVVPSLAFLAIGLRAATGWGGWFWIGPVVILVIVPVIDLLAGLDRGNPPDDVIERLENDRYYRWITFAFLPVQYLGFAAAFWLIAHGDLSVADKAGLAVSIGCIGGIGINTAHELGHKKESHERWLSKIALAQSCYGHFYIEHNRGHHVRVATPEDPASSRVGESFYRFWPRTVFGSLKSAWRLERKRYARRGKHPFRLGNDVLNAWLMSAVLWAAMVAWLGPGILPYLVIQAVIGFSLLEVVNYMEHYGMLRQRVGAPGKRRYERVDPSHSWNSNNIATNVLLYHLQRHSDHHANPTRRYQTLRDFAESPVLPTGYAGMIVLALVPPLWRRVMDPRVLAHFDGDISRANIQPAKRAKILARYGTRVTASASARADTHGDATEGGMCPGCGYVYDEKLGDPREGFPAGTPWSAIPDSWCCPDCGVREKVDFVAPGRVGA from the coding sequence ATGAGCGCAGGAACAGTGCCCGCCGGTTCGACCGAGCTGTGGCGCGACCGCAAGCGTTACCTGTGGCTGATCGGCCTGGTGGTGCCGTCGCTGGCGTTCCTCGCCATCGGGCTGCGCGCGGCCACCGGGTGGGGCGGGTGGTTCTGGATCGGGCCGGTCGTGATCCTCGTGATCGTGCCCGTCATCGACCTGCTCGCCGGGCTGGACCGCGGCAACCCGCCCGACGACGTCATCGAACGGCTCGAGAACGACCGCTACTACCGGTGGATCACGTTCGCGTTCCTGCCGGTGCAGTACCTCGGGTTCGCGGCCGCGTTCTGGCTGATCGCGCACGGCGACCTGAGCGTCGCCGACAAGGCCGGGCTCGCGGTGTCGATCGGCTGCATCGGCGGCATCGGCATCAACACCGCGCACGAGCTGGGCCACAAGAAGGAAAGCCACGAGCGCTGGCTGTCGAAGATCGCGCTGGCGCAAAGCTGCTACGGCCACTTCTACATCGAGCACAACCGCGGCCACCACGTCCGCGTGGCGACGCCGGAGGACCCGGCGAGCAGCCGCGTCGGCGAAAGCTTCTACCGCTTCTGGCCGCGCACGGTCTTCGGCTCGCTGAAGTCGGCGTGGCGGCTGGAGCGCAAGCGCTACGCCCGCCGCGGCAAGCATCCGTTCCGCCTGGGCAACGACGTCCTCAACGCGTGGCTGATGTCCGCGGTGCTGTGGGCGGCGATGGTCGCCTGGCTCGGCCCCGGCATCCTGCCCTACCTGGTGATCCAGGCCGTCATCGGCTTCTCGCTGCTGGAGGTCGTCAACTACATGGAGCACTACGGCATGCTGCGGCAGCGCGTGGGCGCGCCGGGGAAGCGGCGGTACGAGCGGGTCGATCCCAGCCACAGCTGGAACTCCAACAACATCGCCACCAACGTCCTGCTGTACCACCTGCAGCGGCACAGCGACCACCACGCCAATCCGACGCGGCGCTACCAGACGCTGCGCGACTTCGCCGAATCACCGGTCCTGCCGACCGGGTACGCGGGCATGATCGTCCTGGCGCTCGTCCCGCCGCTGTGGCGCCGCGTGATGGACCCGCGGGTGCTCGCGCACTTCGACGGCGACATCTCGCGTGCCAACATCCAGCCGGCCAAGCGCGCGAAAATCCTTGCCCGGTACGGAACGCGCGTCACCGCGTCGGCGTCCGCGCGCGCCGACACCCACGGCGACGCGACCGAAGGCGGCATGTGCCCGGGCTGCGGGTACGTCTACGACGAGAAGCTCGGCGACCCCCGCGAGGGCTTCCCGGCTGGCACGCCGTGGTCGGCGATCCCGGACTCCTGGTGCTGCCCGGACTGCGGCGTGCGCGAGAAGGTCGACTTCGTCGCGCCGGGACGGGTGGGTGCGTGA
- a CDS encoding NAD(P)/FAD-dependent oxidoreductase, giving the protein MTLVVAGASLAGLRAVESARRTGYRGRIVLVGAEEHLPYDRPPLSKALLDPDGPRAAEPFHAEGVLRDELGVELMLGAPAENLDTAAREVVVAGKAVPYRALVIATGATARRLPGARTLRTAEDAVAVRAALDAGARTVVIGAGFIGSEVASAARKRGLPVTIVEAAPVPLARAVGEVAGAALAGLHRAAGTELRLATEVTGVGGDGVRLAGGEILPADLVVAGIGAVPATGWLEGSGLPLHERDRGVVCDATLAAGPPGVYAAGDVAHVPHPLFDGEPMRLEHWTNAAEQGAAAARHALDPAAARPAESVPYFWSDWYGHRIQFVGTPRADEVVAADGVTLYRRGDRVAGALTVDRPREIMKYRRRIAARAPWAEALAFAGAA; this is encoded by the coding sequence ATGACGCTCGTCGTCGCCGGCGCCTCGCTGGCCGGGTTGCGCGCGGTGGAGTCGGCGCGCCGCACCGGCTACCGCGGCCGGATCGTGCTCGTCGGCGCCGAGGAGCACCTGCCCTACGACCGGCCGCCGCTGTCGAAGGCGTTGCTCGACCCGGACGGCCCGCGCGCGGCCGAGCCGTTCCACGCCGAGGGCGTGCTGCGGGACGAGCTCGGCGTCGAACTCATGCTGGGCGCTCCGGCCGAAAACCTCGACACCGCCGCGCGCGAGGTCGTCGTCGCCGGGAAGGCCGTGCCCTACCGGGCGTTGGTGATCGCGACCGGGGCGACCGCGCGCCGCCTGCCCGGCGCCCGCACCCTGCGTACCGCCGAAGACGCCGTCGCGGTGCGTGCCGCGCTGGACGCGGGCGCTCGCACCGTCGTGATCGGCGCCGGGTTCATCGGCTCGGAGGTCGCTTCGGCGGCTCGCAAGCGCGGCCTGCCGGTGACGATCGTCGAGGCCGCTCCCGTCCCGCTCGCCCGCGCGGTCGGCGAGGTCGCCGGGGCGGCGCTGGCCGGGCTGCACCGCGCGGCGGGCACCGAGCTGCGGCTCGCCACCGAGGTCACCGGCGTCGGCGGCGACGGCGTGCGCTTGGCCGGCGGCGAAATCCTGCCGGCGGACCTCGTGGTCGCCGGCATCGGCGCGGTGCCCGCGACCGGCTGGCTCGAGGGCAGCGGTTTGCCGCTCCACGAGCGCGACCGTGGCGTGGTGTGCGACGCGACTCTCGCGGCCGGACCGCCGGGTGTCTACGCCGCCGGCGACGTCGCGCACGTGCCCCATCCGCTCTTCGACGGCGAGCCGATGCGCCTGGAGCACTGGACGAACGCGGCCGAGCAGGGTGCGGCCGCGGCCCGGCACGCGCTCGACCCGGCGGCGGCGCGACCGGCGGAGTCGGTGCCGTACTTCTGGTCCGACTGGTACGGCCACCGCATCCAGTTCGTCGGCACCCCGCGCGCCGACGAGGTGGTGGCCGCGGACGGGGTGACGCTGTACCGCCGCGGCGACCGGGTCGCCGGCGCGCTCACCGTCGACCGCCCGCGCGAGATCATGAAGTACCGGCGGCGGATCGCCGCGCGGGCCCCGTGGGCTGAGGCGCTCGCATTCGCGGGCGCCGCCTAG
- a CDS encoding haloalkane dehalogenase has translation MLHHEESGTGTPIVFLHGNPGSSYGWRNVLPHVGGGRLLAPDLIGMGRSPKPDIAYSFADHARHLDAWFDALGLDDVVLVGHDWGGALAFDHAARHPGRVRGVAFYETIVKPIAWDDVSPQAAERTRKIRTPGVGEEMVLEQDLFVRQAFTGGVRTPVADLEPYLAPFPTPESRRPVLAWARQLPLGGEPPEVVARIEAYDEWLAASTGTPKLLLTFEGSPTLLIGDEVTRWCRENIAALDVVACGEAGHHAHEDRPKEIAAEIGAWLDRHGLR, from the coding sequence ATGCTGCACCACGAAGAATCCGGCACCGGCACCCCGATCGTCTTCCTGCACGGCAACCCCGGCTCCTCCTACGGCTGGCGGAACGTCCTCCCGCACGTCGGCGGCGGACGGCTGCTGGCGCCCGATCTCATCGGCATGGGCCGGTCGCCCAAGCCGGACATCGCGTACTCCTTCGCCGACCACGCCCGGCACCTCGACGCCTGGTTCGACGCGCTCGGCCTCGACGACGTGGTCCTCGTCGGACACGACTGGGGTGGCGCGCTCGCCTTCGACCACGCCGCCCGCCACCCCGGCCGCGTCCGCGGCGTGGCCTTCTACGAGACCATCGTCAAGCCCATCGCCTGGGACGACGTGTCGCCGCAGGCGGCCGAACGGACGCGGAAGATCCGGACGCCGGGCGTCGGCGAGGAGATGGTGCTGGAGCAGGACCTGTTCGTCCGGCAGGCGTTCACCGGGGGCGTCCGCACGCCGGTGGCGGATCTCGAGCCGTACCTGGCGCCGTTCCCGACGCCGGAAAGCCGCCGCCCGGTGCTCGCCTGGGCGCGGCAGCTGCCGCTCGGCGGCGAGCCGCCCGAGGTCGTCGCCCGCATCGAGGCCTACGACGAGTGGCTGGCCGCCAGCACCGGCACGCCCAAGCTGCTGCTGACCTTCGAAGGCTCCCCGACGCTGCTCATCGGGGACGAAGTGACGCGGTGGTGCCGGGAGAACATCGCCGCGCTCGACGTCGTCGCCTGCGGGGAGGCCGGGCACCACGCCCACGAGGACCGGCCGAAGGAGATCGCCGCCGAGATCGGCGCGTGGCTGGACCGGCACGGCCTGCGCTGA
- a CDS encoding ferredoxin produces MRIEADRGKCDGLGMCEAMAPDFFEVGEDGTVVVLDERPGEEHRRDVAAAVDACPVLALKLT; encoded by the coding sequence ATGCGGATCGAAGCGGACCGCGGGAAATGCGACGGCCTCGGCATGTGCGAGGCGATGGCGCCGGACTTCTTCGAGGTCGGCGAGGACGGCACGGTCGTGGTGCTCGACGAGCGGCCCGGCGAGGAGCACCGCCGGGACGTCGCCGCCGCGGTCGACGCCTGCCCGGTGCTCGCCCTGAAGCTGACATGA
- a CDS encoding TetR family transcriptional regulator, which translates to MAIMSGALPAPPEGGQHRRPIITAAIELTARSGWSAVTMARLAEVVGVSRQTVYNEIGSKAALAEAMVAHELDRFLSVVGAAFDRHENDLVEAIYDAVRAVLELADDNILLRAIASATHGTAPELLPLLTTGAGTLLTQAKTMLTARVAAYRPPLTAEQVAVVIDLVVRTVLSHVMQPSDTPARTADALAWLAARVLGVDAAPALRHT; encoded by the coding sequence ATGGCGATCATGAGCGGGGCACTTCCGGCACCGCCCGAGGGTGGTCAGCACCGGCGGCCGATCATCACCGCGGCGATCGAGCTGACCGCGCGGTCCGGCTGGTCGGCGGTCACGATGGCCCGGCTGGCCGAGGTCGTCGGCGTCAGCCGCCAGACCGTCTACAACGAGATCGGCTCCAAGGCCGCGCTGGCCGAGGCGATGGTCGCGCACGAGCTCGACCGGTTCCTCTCCGTCGTCGGCGCCGCGTTCGACCGGCACGAGAACGACCTCGTCGAGGCGATCTACGACGCCGTCCGCGCGGTCCTGGAGCTGGCCGACGACAACATCCTGCTGCGCGCGATCGCCTCCGCGACGCACGGCACGGCCCCGGAACTGCTCCCGCTGCTGACCACCGGCGCCGGGACGCTGCTGACGCAGGCGAAGACGATGCTGACCGCCCGCGTGGCCGCCTACCGGCCGCCGCTGACCGCCGAGCAGGTCGCCGTGGTGATCGACCTGGTCGTCCGCACGGTGCTCAGCCACGTCATGCAGCCGTCGGACACCCCGGCCCGGACCGCCGACGCGCTGGCCTGGCTCGCGGCGCGCGTCCTCGGCGTGGACGCGGCCCCGGCGCTGCGGCACACGTGA
- a CDS encoding roadblock/LC7 domain-containing protein produces MNEYGNAKPDLNWLLDDVVNRVVGAQNAIVLSADGLLIGKSAGMSKDDSDQLSAIASSLQSLAKGVSKQFNRGPVLQNMIEMERGYLFVSAAGQGACLAVLAADNVDVEMIAYEMSRLVKRVGDYMASAPREAAGVLREAT; encoded by the coding sequence ATGAACGAGTACGGGAACGCCAAACCCGATCTCAACTGGCTGCTCGACGACGTGGTGAACCGCGTGGTCGGCGCCCAGAACGCCATCGTGCTGTCCGCCGACGGGCTGCTGATCGGCAAGTCGGCAGGCATGAGCAAGGACGACTCCGACCAGCTGTCGGCCATCGCCTCCAGCCTGCAGAGCCTGGCCAAGGGGGTGAGCAAGCAGTTCAACCGCGGCCCGGTGCTGCAGAACATGATCGAGATGGAACGCGGCTACCTGTTCGTCTCCGCGGCGGGCCAGGGAGCGTGCCTCGCCGTGCTGGCCGCCGACAACGTCGACGTCGAGATGATCGCCTACGAGATGAGCCGCCTGGTCAAGCGGGTCGGGGACTACATGGCGTCCGCGCCGCGCGAGGCGGCGGGCGTCCTGCGGGAGGCCACATGA